In Candidatus Pantoea floridensis, the genomic window TTCAGGAATGGGCTGTTCAACCAAGCGAAAATTCTCTTTTACCGGTTCGCCTTCAGGACGTGAAGCGAGCAGCCAAGCCTGGTTGCGTTGATTGGATTGCGACATTGATTTACCTCTATCAGCGTTTTTCACGTCAGGCAAGTGTAGACGAGGATACCTTTCGTAGGTTGTGTATTGATGCCGCGCTAACAGCCGTGCAGAGGATTTATCGAGTGAGCCAGCGCACAAACCTGCGCTAAAATTTTGTGTTGCGAGTTAACGTAACAACATGATTTTTGTGATGCGCAGGGCATTTGCCCAATCGGTATCAGGCAATCTCCTATACCGGAGACGCTATTCAACTACCTATACCTATAGCGGTGCTTTTATCCCTACAGGTGACGCTATGACACGACATCAAGAAAAACCCACCCCCGATCAAGAGGCGCAGCGAGCAGCATGAAAAACCTATTCCGCGCGGCGACGCTCTTAGCCACCATGACCGCAAGTGTGCCCTTGCTGGCGCACACTTTCGTTTATGTTTCAGAAGCCGATGATGGCACCATTGCGCGCTACGCCCTCAACGAGCAAACCGGCGCGCTGCAACTGCTGGGCCACACCCACGCCGGTGGCAAAGTGATGCCGATGACGCTGAGCGCCGATCATAAACATCTGTATGCGGCAATTCGCAGTAAACCGCTGCAACTGGTGAGCTGGGACATTGACCGCAATAGCGGCGATCTACATCAATCTATCTCGGTGACGGCTGCGGCCAGTTATCCCTATATTAGTACTGACCGACAGGGGCGCTTTCTGCTTGGGGCATCCTATGATGGTGACGTAGTGCACGTTTATCGTCTGACAAGCGATGGCAAACTCACTGCGCCGCCGGTCGGCAGCTATAAAACCGGGCACGCGGCGCATTCGGTGATTGTGGATGCAAGCGGCGAAAACGCGTATGTCGGCAATCTCGGCACCGATCGCGTGTTACAGCTGAAACTGAGCAAAGAGGGTGAACTGACGGCGCTCGGCAACGGCTACGTCAAAACGGCTGTTGATAACGGGCCACGCCATTCAGTGCTATCACCGGATAATCGCTATATCTATAACATTGGCGAAATGGGCGGCATCATCACGCAATTCCGCCGGGAGCCAGGCGGTGAGCTGGTTAAGGTGGCAGAAATGCCTAACGCCGTTGCCGCGCAATACAGACTTGCGCATGGACGTGAGCGTCCACCGGGCTATAGCGATACCACGCCACGCATCTGGTCTGCCGATATTCGTCTTACGCCAGATGGACGTTTTCTGTATGTCAGCGAACGCACCAGCAGCACCATTAGCGGTTATCGGGTGAGTAAAGCCGATGGGAAATTGTCGCTGATTGATAGCTGGCAGGTAGAGAAACAGCCGCGCGGGATAGCGATTACATCCGATGGTCGCTGGCTAATCGCCAGTGGTGAGAAGAGTGCGGTTATCGGCAGCTATGCCATTGAAGCAGGAAGCGGGGAGCTTAAGCGAGTGAGTGAAGCAGCCGCTGGCGGCGATGCTAATTGGGTGACGACGGTAACGTATAACTAGCCTCGTGAACGCTGCAGGTGCGCAGAAATGCGCACCCGACAGCCACTTCAGGACAACTGTTGATATTCATCATCCGCAACAGGCTCCAGCCATTCGTTGGAGGCGCCCTCGGCCGGAACAGCGATAGCAATGTGAGCAAACCAGCTATCTGCCGCCGCACCATGCCAATGCTTTAATCCTGCAGGAATGTTAACCACATCGCCCGCAACCAGCTGACGGGCTGGCTGATTCCACGCCTGATACCACCCGCGTCCCCCCGTGACCAATAAGATCTGGCCACCACCGTGATGAATATGCCAGTTATTACGGCAGGCGGGTTCAAATACCACATTACCAATGGTAACGCCTTCCGTTGTCAGCATGTTCAGGTAACTTGTGCCGGTAAAATATTGCGCAAGCGCTTCATTTTTCGGCCCTTTCGGGAATATGCCATTGCCATCAAATTGTTCGTTCATCTTTATCTCCATTTGTGCAGCGTGGATAAAGTGTAGAGGTTGGCTGATTAAATGATAATGCGCTCAAAGCCGAATACACTTGTGAGCGCGATTCATTAATTCCTCGATGTGACAATGTCACGCAATGGGATAAATTGATTGTTTTAGGGTGCCACGACGATCAAACTTTTTCGCGCTTAGCCACAGCAGGGCTGTCACAAACCAACCGATAATCCAGGACACGTCATTACCCGCAAAAATCCAGGTTAATGAGCCATGATGGAGCGGGCTATCAATGAACGGCAACTGTACCAGCACGCCGCAGAAGTAGACAATAATGCCTGCCCAATTCCAGCGAGCGTAACGGCCATGCGGTTGCGACAGCGCCGGTACATCCACTTTGCCTTTGGTAATAAGATAGAAATCGGTCAGGCTTATGGCACTCCACGGCACGAAAAAGGCCAGTAAAAACAGCAGAAAATGCGTGAAGGATTTGAGGAATGCCGGTTCGCTGATGAGGGCAATAACGCAGGAAACCGCTACCATCAGCACCACAAAGAGTATACGGCCGCCACGACTGAGCGATGTCTTCTGACGGAACCCCGAAACGATAGTCGTCAACGACATAAAACTGCCGTAAGCATTCAGCGTGGTGAAGGTGATTTTGCCGAAGCAGATGGCAAAATAGATCACCATCGCCATCGTCGCGCTACTGCCTAAACTCACGATATAGCCGACCTCATTCCCTGGAAACGCTTTGCCGGCAATGGCCGCGACGATGACGCCCAATGTCATGGATGCCTGAGTGCCCAATACGGTACCAAAGAACACCGAGCTGAAGAGTTTTTTCGCCGAGACATTGGTGGGTAAATAGCGAGAATAGTCAGAGACATAAGGACAGAACGCAATTTGCCACGATGATGATAGCGAAACGGCAAGCAGGAAATTAGCAATCGTGAAGTGCTGGTTTTGCCACACGGCGCTAAGGTCATGTGTGGAAAGCAGGGTGATAAACAGATATACAAAGGCCAGCACGCCGATAACGCTGGCCACTTTTCCCAGCTTGTGAATCACACGATAACCCAGCACCGCAATGACAACGATGATCGCGCTGAACAAGATCATCCCGGTCGCATTGCTGGTATTGATGAGTTTGGCGAGTGCCTGACCCGCTAACACCGTGCCGCTGGCAGAAAAGCCGACGTACATAATACAAACCAGCACCAGGGGAATGACCGCGCCATATACCCCAAACTGCATGCGGCTGGTGATCATCTGCGGCAATCCCAGGCGCGGTCCCTGAATGGCATGCAATGACATGATCGCGGCGCCGACAACCTGGCCAACCAGTAAGCCAATAATCGACCACACAACATCGCCCCCAAAACCACCGCCAGCGCACCCGTCACGATAGCGGTGATTTGCAAGTTGCCGCCGAACCATAACGTGAACTGGCTAAACGGATGTCCGTGGCGTTCGCTCGCGGGAATGTAATCGATAGAGCGTGTTTCTGACAGGCGCTGTTTGTCCGCGCCGCGGTAATCTGCTGCAGGTGATTCGGCTGACATAGTTTCCTCGCTGAAGCGTCAAAATGGGGTCATTAATTGTTGGTATGGTGTGAATTATCCTGGCACTACATGTATATACATGTAGCGATATTGTCATGAGGATTGGAAACATACAACACCATCAACCATTGGAAAATGTGATGACGCGGGCAAGGTTAATAAGTTGTTAAGCAGGCAAGGTTGTGCGGAATAAGAGGGCGGAAATGTCCATGTTGAGATGACGTCGCTACGTGAATTCTGTGAAAAAAGCAGGGGGATTGTGGCTGAGATTTCACGTAGCGCTGCCGACTACATCGGCAAAAATTAACTGTTACGACCTGTTGTCCAGGGATTGGGGGCGATGTCACCCTCATTCTCCGATCTGAAATCATCCAATGAGTCCAGATAAAGCGCTTCAACTTCCGCGCGCGCCCAGGGCGTCCGTCGTAAAAATTTCAGGCTTGATTTGACGCTAGGATCGCTTTTGAAACAGTTGATATTGATAAGCTTGCCCAGCTTATCCCAGCCATAATGTGCGACCAGCGCGTTAATTTGCATCTCAAGCGTTACGCCGTGCAAGGGATCTTTGGAGCGATGATCGTTCATGGAAAATCCTTAAAAAGTTGACGGGGAAGGTTACAAGAAAGCCGGGCAAGCGGCAATCCTACGATCTTCATTACCGGTAAATCCACTTCAATGCTGTACACTTGTCGCTGTGATTTTACTAATGGACGATACGCTATGAACGACAAGAAAATGATTTCCATCGATCAGTTCACTCTTTCTGAACGTGTGGCGGTAGAAGAAGCCTTTAAAGGTTTGCTCGAAAAGTATCGCCAGCGCACGGGCAAAGAGCCGGACGCGAAGAAAGAAAAAGAGTTCACGGCGGAAGCCAGACAACAGATCATGACGGCAAAGTTAGCAAAAGAGAAAGCACTGGCTGATAAAGCAAAGAAAACGCCAACGCGCAGGAAGAAACCTGAATCGCTCAAAGAGAGCGAAGTCAGTGATTTCAACTGGAAGGCATCCGTCATAAAAGGGCGCAGATAGCGCTATTGCTGCTGCACCGTTAACTGAGCAATCCGGCACCCACGTTAACCGATAATCCCAAAATCGCCAGATTGAAGATAAACGAGATGACGGATTGCAGCAGCGTAATCTTGCGCATTTCAGTGGTTCCCGTTGCAACATCAGCCGTTTGTGACGCGACGGCGATGGTGAAGGCGAAATAGAGAAAGTCCCAATAATCAGGATCGTCGGGCTTTTCCGGGAAGATCATCGGTGTGACATCTTTGCTGCGATGCAGATAGTGATGATGCGCATAATGCATCGCGAAGGAGCTGGGCAGCAGTGCCCATGAAACGACGAGCGTCATTGCTGTCAGTAATAAATGAAGCACGCGCGGCGTTCCAGTGAGATGGTGCAACGATGAGAGCTCACTCAGAATCGCCACAATGCTGACCATACAGGCAATGATAACCATGCCCAGCACCAGCGCAGCGCTTTGATCCTGCATTTTGGCGATATGCTGAATATCCTTCACTTCAGTACGCAACATGCGAAACCAGATAAAAATCAGGTACAACCACGCCAAAACATTCCAGCCAATCAACAGGCGTTGCAAAGTGCCAAGCTGAGCGGGAAGAACGTAATAGCAAATGAAGCCGGCAATAATTGAGATCAGTAATCGCAGCCGAGCGAAGAGGTGAGTCGTTAGCGAAGAGCCCATGAGATAAGTTGTTCTGCGTGAGGTAGATGGGTTTAAATGTAGACGAAGGCGCTGCTAAGGTCTTGTTTTTAGCGCCAGGCTTAGCAATTATTCCGCCCGTTTGAGGCCGTTCATAGCGGGCGTTATTGAACCAATTCATGTAACTGTTATTGATGCATGAAATGCAGCGTGTTATATATCATCAAAGATCTCTCATCGCCTGGGAGCATTCCTGTCGTGACATCCAACATCTGATCCAGCGAGGTTTCGCCTTGAATGACGATAAGATAACCATCGGCCTGAATGCCAATATCACACCGTTTATGCAATCAAGTACCGTTGCGGCTTATGTGCAGGACACGCCGAAAAAGGTACCCGGACTGTCCGATCTCCATCGGATGACAACCATTCTGCTGGGTGAAGGTGCGACAGAAGCAGCGCATATCCTTGTTGTGGGTGCCGGTGGCGGTTTGGAGCTGCTGGCCATGGCACAGGCACAGCCCGACTGGCGGTTTACCGGCGTAGATCCGTCGCCGGCTATGCTTGATATTGCACGTCAGACAACCGCATCTTATGCCGATCGAATTGAGCTCGTGACCGGCAAAGTAGACAACGCGCCACACATTCTTTTTGACGGCGCGACATGTTTACTCACGCTACATTTTCTTAATAGAAGCGAACGGCTGCACACACTGAGGCAGATTCGTCGCCGCATGAAGCAGGGCAGTCAAATCGTCATCGCTCACCATGCGGCACCTGACTCCAACTCGCTCCAATGGTTGACGCGTTCTACCAGCTTTGCTGCCAACCCGGTAAATGCTGCCTCGTCAGCTAAAACGATGGCTGAGCGTCTTGTGCTTTTATCTGCATCCGAGGAAGAAGCGCTTTTGCGGGAGGCTGGTTTTCTCGAACCATCGCTTTTTTATGCCGCTTTCTCATTTCGCGGTTGGGTAGCTATAGCCGGCTAGTTTCTCGTGAGAGTAGCTTGACGCACTTTATTGCGCGATAACTTTCGTCGCTACGAAACGGGCAGTGAAAGAATATGAAGCCAAATGATGGCTTAGCTTATTTAGCGGTGCAGGGCTTGTTGGCCAGCACCTGGGCGTGTGAGATAAAGATTGCGCCATTCAATTTAACATAATATACATTATGTGCACTTTAATTAAGGAGGCAAAGTAGTAATGTCCGCTTTGGAGATGCGGATATTTTGTTGGACTGATTATATTGATATGTCTGCTACGCGGTTGATAAACCGCTAACGTGAGTCCGGTGCTAGTGAATCGGTCACCATGAATGGTGACCCTACGTCGATATAGCCGCGTTTTTGTAGAGTGCGCATTCATGCGCACCTGCGTAAATGTTACTTTGAGACTGAGCACCTAAATCTTACCCATCAGGCTCATTAACTCCATAATTTCGTGGTTTATCCCTACTTTTTCCCTTAACACCTGGAATGATGGATTTAAGAAATTTACCCGCATTGTTTTTAATTCTATAATATTGGGTATTAACCGCATATTTGGATGATAAGACACAATATGATGGATTTAACACTTAGAAAACCCAGCGAAATTGTCAAGCTACTGTGTGAGCGACTGCGTAAAGAGCGCCTGACGCAGCAGATGACGCAGGCTGATATCGCCGCGCGGGCGGGAATTGGCGTCAATACCGTTTCTAATCTCGAATCCGGACGTAACGTGGGATTTGAAAATCTGGTGCGGGTGGCGATGGTGCTGGGACGCGGTAAAGAACTGGAGGCGCTGTTTATGCCGCAGATCGACAGTCTCGACGATCTGCTGCGCTACGAAAAGAACACCGATCGTCAGCGCGTAAAAAGGAGTGCTAACGATGGTCAGTAAAGTCGATGTTTACTACGAAGGCTGGGGTGAACGATGGCTTTGGGGAACGCTGGTCTCTTCTACCGCGCTCACCGGTCGTCCGCTGATCATGTTTGAATACAGCGCAGAAGCAGCGCGGCGCGGGCTAGAACTCTCGTCGCTTAGCCTGCCGCTAAAAGGACCGCGGCTGCGCAGGGATTTCCCCGCGCATCAGCTTGCTCTACCCGGCCCGGTTTACGATGCGTTACCCGATGGTTGGGGCATGCTGCTGATGGATCGCCTATTCCGCCAGCGCGGTCTGAATGCAGCGCGAATCGGACCGTTAGAACGTCTCACCTATATCGGCAGCAATGCGATGGGCGCAATGTCGTTTGTACCCTCCCAGCCTGAAGCGACTTCGCTGGCGGAAGATATTTCACTGACAAAACTGGCGGCAGAAGTTCAGGAAGTGCTGGATGGCGAAGGCGGTGAATTCCTGCAGCGGCTGTTACAGATGGGCGGCTCACCTCAGGGAGCAAGGCCAAAAGCGCTGCTGTACCGCGATCCGCTTAGCGGTCATTTTACCACTGCCGCCGCCGCGGAAATGGATGCGTGGCTGATTAAATTCCCCGCCAGCCAGGAACATCCCGAAGTCTGCGCGATTGAAGCGGTGTATGCAGAGTGCCTGCGCGAATGCCAGATCGCAACGCCCGATACCGCCTACTTCTCTCTGCCAAATGGACAGGCGGCGTTCGCCTCTAAGCGGTTTGATCGTCACAACGGAGTGCGGATACCGATGCAGAGTCTTGCGGCCTTTACCGACGCAAACTATCAGATACCGGGTGCGCTGGATTACACCAGTTTCCTGCGCGCAACGCAGATCTGTACCAATGATGTCCGCCAGAAAGCATTGGCGTTTGAGCGCGTGGTTTTCAATGTCGTGTTCAACAACCGCGACGATCACCCGAAAAACTTTGCTTACATCATGACGCAAAATGGACAATGGCAGCTGGCTCCTTTCTACGATGTGACCTGGTGCGAAGGACCCGGTGGCTATCATCAAATGGATGTGATGGGCGAAGCGTTGCAAATTGGTCGTGAACATCTTTTCGCGTTGGCCGAGCAGGAAGCCGAGCTGAGTTCAGAACAGGCCAATAATGTTATCGCGAAGTGCTGTGACGTGGCGGCTCGCTTTGCGGCTAAGGCTGCCGATATGTTCCCTGGGCAAATCACCGCAGAAACATTGCGTACCATTCAGACGCGCATGGATGACAATATCAAGCGGTTACGTTATTAGCCCGCCGCTGATAAACCATCGCCGCCCTACTTTCTTCATTAATAAAAACGCGATGAATAAATCTGCCCCTTAAGGTGTTTACTCTCTATCTGCCACACTGGAGTAAAACCCATGATTCGCACCGCCTGTCTCGCTGCCGTTATATTACTGATATCTCCGGTAGCGCACGCCGAGACAAAAACGTATGCCATCAACACGCAGCAATCATCCATTGGGCTCTCCTGGCGCGCTTTTGGGCACAATTTTTCGCAGGCGCACCTGAATGGTGTGACGGGTTATATCACCCTCAATCCCAGCCAAGAGTGGCAGGATCATATAGAAGTGAAGATTCCCGTGAAAACGCTTGTGGCTTCGAATGCCTTATTAACCTATCAACTCAAGAGCGATCTTTTTTTTGACGCCCCGCACTACCCCAATATTGCTTTCAGCAGCAGTCGTGTTTCGTCACTGGGTGAAGGAAAATTTCAAATTATCGGCACGTTGTCTGTGAAAGATGTTAGTCGCCCTGTGATTCTCATCGCTAAGCTGGATAACGGCGAAATAGTAGCGCCAACCTCAAACACCATGGCTTTGCACGCCTCCACAGCGATCTCCCGCACCGCTTTTCGCGTTGATCGCTTGGTAGGTATTGTTGATGACCGGGTAGATATTGAACTCAGTATTCGTGCCCAGCGCAATTAACCAAGCCTGCCACCGCTAATAGGTGGCAGGCGCAAAGTCACTACGGTGTTATCGCCTCGCCCGTGGCAACCTGGGCTTGCTGTTTACTTTCTTCTTCCTCACGGAATTTGAGCCGATCCCATACGCGGAAGAATGGATAATAGATAACCAGTGAAAGCGTTAAATTAACCACTTGCAGCACGGTGCCGGAGATGTGCCCGCCCGTTGCCAGATAGCCGCTCACGAAAATCGGTGTGGTGAACGGCAGTGCAATCCCAGCCGGTGGCGCCACTAAACCGGTGCTCATCGCGGCCCACGACACAATCACCAATACCACGGGTGTCAGGATAAAAGGCAGGAAAAGATACGGATTCATCACCAGTGGAATACCAAACACTAATGGTTCGCTGATATTGAACAGCGCAGCAGGCGCGGCAATCTTGCCAAGCTGCTTCATCTGACGGCTGCGCGAACGAATCAGCATAAAGATCACCAGCCCCAGTAAAGCACCGGTTCCACCGGGCGCAATCCACAAATCATAAAACTGCTGGGTGAAGATGTGCGGAATGGGTTGGTTATGCTGGAATGCCTCGAGATTTTCACTCATGTTCGATAGCCAAACGGGCTGAATAAACACCAACACAATCGCATCGCCATGCAGCCCGAGCGTCCACAAAATGCCAATCAATAACACCGAGAAGATCATGCCGGGTAATGTGCCGCCGACGTGGTGCATCGGTAAGCCAATCACAGTGGCGATCAGGTTGTTTATATCCCCGAACGGCGAGGCTTCTACCGCGAGGCGAATGACCAGGACCACCGCCAGCACGCAAAAGCCCGGCACCAACGCGAGGAAGGACTTTGCCACCGCCGGCGGTACGCCTTCAGGCATTTTGATCACCAGATTACGGTTATGAACAAAGCGGTAAATCTCCGTTGAGAGCAGCGCAATCACAATCGCCACGAACAATCCCTGGCTCCCGATCAGCGAAATCGGCAGTACGCCAGTGACCAGCTGCGTCGGCGCGCCTTCCACCGGGGCAAATAGCGTCTGCTGCGGAATCGTCATCACAAACGCCACTAAGGCCATGGCGCCGCTGGTCAGCGGATCGAGCGTGCGATACTTCTCCGCCAGTCGATAAGCGATGCCGAAACTGGAGATCAACGCCATGATGTCGTAGGTAGCGCGTACCGGATAAAGCAATTTGTTGCGCCACGTATCGCCAAACAGATCCGCCATCAAATGGCCCCATGCCGGAATCGGCAGATAGGCAAAGATCAGGAAGAAACTGCCAATCAGCATAAACGGCATGTTGAGAATGATGCCGTCACGCACCGAGAGCACGTGCTTCTGACCGGCGACTTTCAGTGCAGCGGGCAAGACATAACGATCAATAAAAGTACGGTTGGACATAGGGCCTCCTCAGGCTCAATGGCGCAACAGATTAAGGAGTGGCAAACTGCGGCAGCCACGGCTGATTCAGGGTGAGGACTTCGTCAAGCAGCGCTTCAGCAGTGGTAACGTCACCAACCAACGGATTGCCAACCAGCGCCAGCAGCGCCTGCTGTCGATCGCCATGCACTGCGGCTTCGATGGTCAGGCGTTCAAAGGCTTTGATCTGCTGCGTCAGCCCATTCATCAGCGGCGGCAACGCACCAAACACCAGCGGATGCGCGCCTTGCGCGTCAACGAGGCAGTTCACTTCCACCACCGCATCATCCGGCAGGCCGTGGATTGCGCCTTGATTACGGCAGTTCACCACCAAATTTTTGCCGCTATTGTTATGGATAGCGCTGATCAGCTCGACGGCCACTTCCGAGTAGTACGCGCCGCCGCGGAAGCTAAGCTGCTCCGGCTTGTGTGCCAGATGCGGATCGGCATATAACGCAAAGAGCTCAGCCTCGACTTTCATCACCTGCTCGGCGCGCGTCCCTTCATGGCCGCTCTGCGCTTTTTCCTGCTCTTCCGCCAGCATTTGTGGCGTTTGCCAGTAATAACGGTGGTACGGGCATGGAATGGCCTTCAGCGCGCGCAGGAACGACGGCGACCAGGGCATATCCTTGATGTTATTCATGGTCAGTGATTGCCCATCGCACAGCTGCTCAATCACCTGTTCAGTAACGTCTTTGCCGCGACATGTCACCTGATGTACCCACACCAGATGATTCAGCCCGGCGAAGCGCAGCTGCACATCATCCCACGGCGCATCAAGCATGCCGGCAATCATGTGATGCATGTTAACCGGCACGTTGCACAGCCCAATGATTTTCGCTTTGCTATAGCGCGACACGGCTTCAGTGACAATTCCGGCCGGGTTAGTGAAATTGATGATGAAGGCGTCCGGCGCCAGCTCTTCCACTTTGCGCGCGATATTCAGCATCACCGGGATGGTGCGCAGCGCTTTGGCGAACCCGCCGACGCCGGTGGTTTCCTGGCCGAGACGTCCATACTTCAACCCGAGCCGTTCATCTGCCGCTCGCGCGGCTAATTGTCCCACGCGTAGCTGCGTCAGTACGAAACGGGCACCGCTGATCGCCTCATCCAGCGCAAAATGTACGCTCACTTTGACCTGCTCTAATCCATTCTGCTGCAGCATACGCCGGGTCAGATCGGCGATAACATTCACCTTTTCACGGCCCTGTTCAACATCTACCAGCGCCAGTTCGGTGACCGGCAGCTGTGCATAGCGGTTGATGATCCCTTCTACCAGTTCGGGTGAATAGCTGCTGCCACCACCAATAATCGCCATTTTAAGCATCGGTTGCTCCTGCCGCAGTGCGGCGATAGAGTTCAATAATTTCGCCTGCCAGATCCTGAATCA contains:
- a CDS encoding lactonase family protein; this translates as MKNLFRAATLLATMTASVPLLAHTFVYVSEADDGTIARYALNEQTGALQLLGHTHAGGKVMPMTLSADHKHLYAAIRSKPLQLVSWDIDRNSGDLHQSISVTAAASYPYISTDRQGRFLLGASYDGDVVHVYRLTSDGKLTAPPVGSYKTGHAAHSVIVDASGENAYVGNLGTDRVLQLKLSKEGELTALGNGYVKTAVDNGPRHSVLSPDNRYIYNIGEMGGIITQFRREPGGELVKVAEMPNAVAAQYRLAHGRERPPGYSDTTPRIWSADIRLTPDGRFLYVSERTSSTISGYRVSKADGKLSLIDSWQVEKQPRGIAITSDGRWLIASGEKSAVIGSYAIEAGSGELKRVSEAAAGGDANWVTTVTYN
- a CDS encoding cupin domain-containing protein, which gives rise to MNEQFDGNGIFPKGPKNEALAQYFTGTSYLNMLTTEGVTIGNVVFEPACRNNWHIHHGGGQILLVTGGRGWYQAWNQPARQLVAGDVVNIPAGLKHWHGAAADSWFAHIAIAVPAEGASNEWLEPVADDEYQQLS
- a CDS encoding VF530 family protein, with product MNDHRSKDPLHGVTLEMQINALVAHYGWDKLGKLININCFKSDPSVKSSLKFLRRTPWARAEVEALYLDSLDDFRSENEGDIAPNPWTTGRNS
- a CDS encoding DUF1345 domain-containing protein; the protein is MGSSLTTHLFARLRLLISIIAGFICYYVLPAQLGTLQRLLIGWNVLAWLYLIFIWFRMLRTEVKDIQHIAKMQDQSAALVLGMVIIACMVSIVAILSELSSLHHLTGTPRVLHLLLTAMTLVVSWALLPSSFAMHYAHHHYLHRSKDVTPMIFPEKPDDPDYWDFLYFAFTIAVASQTADVATGTTEMRKITLLQSVISFIFNLAILGLSVNVGAGLLS
- a CDS encoding class I SAM-dependent methyltransferase, translated to MNDDKITIGLNANITPFMQSSTVAAYVQDTPKKVPGLSDLHRMTTILLGEGATEAAHILVVGAGGGLELLAMAQAQPDWRFTGVDPSPAMLDIARQTTASYADRIELVTGKVDNAPHILFDGATCLLTLHFLNRSERLHTLRQIRRRMKQGSQIVIAHHAAPDSNSLQWLTRSTSFAANPVNAASSAKTMAERLVLLSASEEEALLREAGFLEPSLFYAAFSFRGWVAIAG
- a CDS encoding helix-turn-helix domain-containing protein; protein product: MDLTLRKPSEIVKLLCERLRKERLTQQMTQADIAARAGIGVNTVSNLESGRNVGFENLVRVAMVLGRGKELEALFMPQIDSLDDLLRYEKNTDRQRVKRSANDGQ
- a CDS encoding type II toxin-antitoxin system HipA family toxin — translated: MVSKVDVYYEGWGERWLWGTLVSSTALTGRPLIMFEYSAEAARRGLELSSLSLPLKGPRLRRDFPAHQLALPGPVYDALPDGWGMLLMDRLFRQRGLNAARIGPLERLTYIGSNAMGAMSFVPSQPEATSLAEDISLTKLAAEVQEVLDGEGGEFLQRLLQMGGSPQGARPKALLYRDPLSGHFTTAAAAEMDAWLIKFPASQEHPEVCAIEAVYAECLRECQIATPDTAYFSLPNGQAAFASKRFDRHNGVRIPMQSLAAFTDANYQIPGALDYTSFLRATQICTNDVRQKALAFERVVFNVVFNNRDDHPKNFAYIMTQNGQWQLAPFYDVTWCEGPGGYHQMDVMGEALQIGREHLFALAEQEAELSSEQANNVIAKCCDVAARFAAKAADMFPGQITAETLRTIQTRMDDNIKRLRY
- a CDS encoding YceI family protein; this encodes MIRTACLAAVILLISPVAHAETKTYAINTQQSSIGLSWRAFGHNFSQAHLNGVTGYITLNPSQEWQDHIEVKIPVKTLVASNALLTYQLKSDLFFDAPHYPNIAFSSSRVSSLGEGKFQIIGTLSVKDVSRPVILIAKLDNGEIVAPTSNTMALHASTAISRTAFRVDRLVGIVDDRVDIELSIRAQRN
- the celB gene encoding PTS cellobiose transporter subunit IIC — its product is MSNRTFIDRYVLPAALKVAGQKHVLSVRDGIILNMPFMLIGSFFLIFAYLPIPAWGHLMADLFGDTWRNKLLYPVRATYDIMALISSFGIAYRLAEKYRTLDPLTSGAMALVAFVMTIPQQTLFAPVEGAPTQLVTGVLPISLIGSQGLFVAIVIALLSTEIYRFVHNRNLVIKMPEGVPPAVAKSFLALVPGFCVLAVVLVIRLAVEASPFGDINNLIATVIGLPMHHVGGTLPGMIFSVLLIGILWTLGLHGDAIVLVFIQPVWLSNMSENLEAFQHNQPIPHIFTQQFYDLWIAPGGTGALLGLVIFMLIRSRSRQMKQLGKIAAPAALFNISEPLVFGIPLVMNPYLFLPFILTPVVLVIVSWAAMSTGLVAPPAGIALPFTTPIFVSGYLATGGHISGTVLQVVNLTLSLVIYYPFFRVWDRLKFREEEESKQQAQVATGEAITP
- a CDS encoding 6-phospho-beta-glucosidase yields the protein MLKMAIIGGGSSYSPELVEGIINRYAQLPVTELALVDVEQGREKVNVIADLTRRMLQQNGLEQVKVSVHFALDEAISGARFVLTQLRVGQLAARAADERLGLKYGRLGQETTGVGGFAKALRTIPVMLNIARKVEELAPDAFIINFTNPAGIVTEAVSRYSKAKIIGLCNVPVNMHHMIAGMLDAPWDDVQLRFAGLNHLVWVHQVTCRGKDVTEQVIEQLCDGQSLTMNNIKDMPWSPSFLRALKAIPCPYHRYYWQTPQMLAEEQEKAQSGHEGTRAEQVMKVEAELFALYADPHLAHKPEQLSFRGGAYYSEVAVELISAIHNNSGKNLVVNCRNQGAIHGLPDDAVVEVNCLVDAQGAHPLVFGALPPLMNGLTQQIKAFERLTIEAAVHGDRQQALLALVGNPLVGDVTTAEALLDEVLTLNQPWLPQFATP